Within the Leisingera thetidis genome, the region TGCCCGGCATGCCCGAGGGCGCCGTCAGCACGGTAAAGATCGACGGGTCCGGGTGGTCGAACAGGATCGCGCCAACCGGGCAATAGGTGCGCAGGTCGTATTTGAAGGGCGCATAGTTGCCATGCCAGGCCACCACGTCCAGTGGTGAATGGCCGATCTTGGTCTCGTGGAACTGGCCGCACCATTTGATGGTCACGGTCGAGGGCGTCTCGCGGTCCTCGAACGCTGCCACCGGCGCCTTGAAGTCGCGCGGGTTGGCCATGCAGTTGGCGCCGATCGGCCCGCGGCCAGGCAGTTCGAACTTCTGGCCGTAATTCTCGCAGACAAAGCCGCGGCAGGGGCCGTCCAGCACCTCGACCCGGTAGACCAGCCCGCGCGGGATGATGGCGATCTCCTGCGGCGCCAGGTCGAGGATGCCCAGTTCGGTTGCAAACCGCAGCCGCCCCTCCTGCGGCACCACCAGCAGCTCGGAGTCGGCGGAGAAGAAGTAGCTGTCCACCATTGACTCGGTGACCAGGTAGATATGGCTCGCCATGCCGACCTGGGTGTTCACGTCGCCCGCGGTGGTCATGGTGCGCATGCCGGTGAGCCAGGTCAGCCCTTCGTCTGAATGCGGCACCGGGTCCCAGCGGTACTGGCCGAGGCTGGTCACCTCATCCACCACATGCGGGGCGGATTTCCAATAGGGCAGGTCGATCTTCTCGTAGCGGTGCGAGTGCTTGACCGAGGGGCGGATCCGGTAGCACCAGGTCCGCTCCGGCGGATCGGCGGTAAAGGCGGTGCCGCTCAGCTGCTCGCCGTACAGGCCGTAATTGCACTTCTGCGGCGAGTTCATGCCCTGCGGCAGGGCGCCGGGCAGCGCTTCGGTTTCAAAGTCATTGGCAAAGCCGGGCATATAGCCCTCGTTCGGCCCTGCAATCGAGGGGGCCTGGATCATTTCATGGGGATCAGCAGGTCGATTCATGGCGCGTTTCTCCTGTTGCTGCTTGCGGAATATTAGTTGGTTTTGTAACTAACAAGGGTGAGGGGGCGCATATGACAGAAAAAGATGACTTCGCATTGCAGGATTTCCTGCCGTATCTGCTGAATCGCGCAGCGGAGGAAAGTTCGCTGGGGTTCCAGAAGCACTACAAGAACCGGTACGGAATGCTGCGCACGGAGTGGCGGGTGCTGTTCCATCTGGGCAATTATGGCCAGATGACGGCCAAGGAGATCGGCGGGCGTGCCAAGATCCACAAGACCAAGATCAGCCGCGCAGTGGCGAAGCTGGCTCAGAAACGGTTTGTGACCCGCACCCGTGATGAAAACGACCGCCGTGCAGAACATCTGGCGCTGACCGCGGCAGGAGAAGCAGCCTACAAAGACCTGCGCAAGCATGCATTGGATTTCGACACGGGAATGTGTGCCAGATTCACCGCGGGCGAGGTTGCGATTTTGCGGCATATGCTGCGCAAATTAGCAGGGATCGAACCGTAGACATCTCAGGCAGTAATACCCAGATAAGGCAGCGGGATTGAAGGTGGATACATGATACAGATTGATGTCAATTCTGGCCCGCTGATTGCCTGGCTGATGGAGCAGGGCCTGCAGGGAGCGCACCAGCAGGACTTGCTGCAGGGTTATTGCCAGCGGCTGGCAGATGCGGGGGTGCCCCTGTGGCGCTTCCATCTGGCACAGCGTGCGTTTCATCCGAAGTTCGGCGGTATCGGCTTCAACTGGACCCGGGCGGACGGCCTGTCGCATCAGCATTACGAATACCGGGAGTCCCCGCGTGAGGAATGGCTGCGCAGCCCCTTCTTCCACATTCTGGACCAGGAGTTGGAGGAGTTCCGCGAGAACATCGAAGAGGATGCTCCAGAGCAGTTTCCGCTGCTTGCGGAACTGAGGGAGCGGGGGGCTACGGAGTATTTCGCCAAGGGCGTGCGTTTTGCACCGCCGGATGCCGAACCGAACGATCCCCGCCACCCGCAGGAAGGCATGCTGGTCTCCTGGTCCACTGACCGCCCTGGCGGCTTTTCAAACCGGGAGCTGGATCTGATCCGCACCACCCTGCCGCATCTGGGCCTGGCGCTGAAATCCTCCTCCAACCGGCAGATGGCCAGCGACCTGTTGCAGGTCTATCTGGGCCGGGATGCCGGCCGCCGGGTGCTGTCGGGCGAGATCCAGCGCGGCTCGTCGCAAAAGATCGACGCGGTGATCTGCCTGTTCGACCTCAAGGGGTTCACCCGGCTGTCGGAGCGGCTGCCGGGCACCGAGCTGATCGAGATGCTGAACGGCTATTTCGGTCTGGCGGTGGAAACCATCCAGGCGCATGGCGGCAACATCCTCAAGTTCATGGGGGACGGCATGCTGACCATGTTCAACCTCGGCAGCATCGAGGAAGACGCCCACGCAGCGCTGGCCGCGGCGAATGAGCTGTGCGGCAAGGTCCGGGCGTTTAACACTGAACGCGAGGAGCAGGGGTTGCCGACGGCGGGCTTCACCCTCGCGCTGCATGCAGGTGACATCCTTTACGGAAACATAGGGGCCGAGAACCGGCTCGACTTCACCGTGATCGGCCAGGCTGTGAACCAGACCGCCCGGATAGCCGGCATGCACCGTTCCGTCGGCCAGAACATCATCATGTCCGAAGACGTGCAGAAGGCGGCCAAGGGCACCAACCACGACCTGGTGTCGCTGGGCCGCTACATGCTGCGCGGCGTGGCTGATCCGATGGAGCTCTACACCATCTACCGAGGCAATTGCAGCTGCGATTGCTGACCTGCCTCGGGCGGGGTCAGATGCTGACCTCGACACCGGGCAGGTTCACTTCCTTCATCATGTCGCGCAGTTCCTGCCGCGCGGCGATGTTGGAAATGTTCAGCTGCTTGACGCCGACATCCTTGAGGTCCAGCAGCGTCAGCCCGCGCGGAAACAGCTCGCGGAAGATCACCCTCTCGGAAAACCCCGGTGCCACGCGGAAGCCGATCCGCTTGGACAGCATGTTGATGGCGCGTTCCATCTTTTCCTTGTTGACCATGCGCTGAGTGCCGACCCGGTTGCGGATCACGATCCAGTCGATCGGCTTCAGGCCGGCCTGCGCGCGCAGCTGGCGGGCATTCCAGACCATTTCGGAATAGACAGAGGGGCCGGTGATCTTCTCGCCCTTTTGGTCCACATGGGCCAGAAGGTCGAAATCGACAAAGCTGTCGTTCAGCGGCGTGATCAGCGTGTCGGCCAGCGAATGCGCCACCTGGCTAAGGCGGGTGTGCGAGCCGGGGCAGTCAATCAGGATGAAGTCATGGCCCGGCTCCAGCGCAGAAACTGCAGCGGACAGCCGGTGGTCATAGATGTTTTCGCCAGGCTGCAGGCTGGCCGGATCAATGTCCGGCAGCTCGTGCATCTCGATCATCGGCAGGTCCAGGCCTGCCTTGCTGCAGAAGTCCCTGCGGTTTTCCAGGTAGCGCCCCATCGAGCGCTGCCGCAGGTCCAGGTCCAGCGCCGCGACCTTGTGGCCCAACCGGGCCAAGGTGGTTGCAACATGCATGGAAACAGTGGATTTGCCCGCGCCGCCCTTCTCGTTGCCGACGACAATGATATGCGCCATGTACAGGTCCCTTCGCTCGTGCCTTTGGCACGTCTTTATCTTTGGGCCCCTGTATATGCGCAGGATTCCGCCAAGAAAAGCAATGCGCGCAGACTGGTGAAATTAGTGTTTCACCTGTGTTTTGCCGGACCCGCCGGCTTGCGCTTGGGACGGGCGTCGCCGGGTTTTCCAGTCTTGCCACCGGCGGCGCGGGCCTGGTTCTTTTTGCTGTTCGGCTTGCCGGCGGGCGGCTTGGGGCCTTTGGCCTTGAACGGTTTTGCCGCGGGGGCGCCGGGCCTTGTCATCCGCTTGGACGGATCCGAAGCGCCTTTGGGTTTCGCCACCACAGCCGGATCGGGCTTCGGGCTGGTTTCCTGCGGACGGCTGCGGCGCGGCTCACGCTCGGACGGCGTTTTGTCAAAGGCGCGCTTTTCCTGCCAGTCCTTGCGCGGAGGGCGGGAGTCCCGGCTATCGCCGGATTTGGCGTGGTAAGGTTTCGGGCCGTCCTCTTTGCCGCGGTGGGTTCTGGGCTTGCGGTCGCCTTTGAAACCGCCCTTCGGCCCGCCGGGGCTGCGGCGCGGTGCCGGGGCCAGTTCGGGGGCCTCGGACAGCTGGGTCAGAACAGCACCCGGTTCCAGCTCGGTCTTGCCGTCCAGCGCCTTCAGGAAGCCATCAACCGCAGCCTCGCTGATTTCTGCAAAGGTCTCGTTGTCCTGCACCCGGATCGCCCCGATGGCGTCCCGGTCGATATTGCCGGCCTTGCACAGCATCGGCAGCACCTTGCGCGGGTCGGCGCCTGCTTCATGGCCGCCGGACAGCGAGAACCAGACGGAGGGGCCAAAGGCTTTGCGTTCCTTGCGCTCTTTGCGTGGCTCTTCCGCGCCGGCCGGACGCAGGTCTTCCGGCGCCGAGTGGCGGCTGCGGAACAGGCGCAGATAGGTTGCTGCAATCTGTTCGGCCGAGAATGTGTTCAGCAGGGTCTGAACGCCCGCCTGCTCGTTCTCAGCGACCGGTTCCTGCCAGACCGGATCGGCCAGCATCCGCTCTTCGTCGCGGGCCAGAATGTCGTCGGCGGAGGGCGCTTCGCAATGCTCTGCCGTCAGCTTGGCCCATTTCAGCAGCCGCAGCGCCTTGCTGCGGGCCTTGGGCGGGGCGATCAGCGCGCTGACGCCCTTGCGGCCGGCGCGGCCGGTGCGGCCGGAGCGGTGCAGCAGGGTTTCGTGGTTCGAGGGCAGCTCAGCGTGGATCACCAGTTCCAGCCCCGGCAGGTCGATGCCGCGCGCCGCCACATCGGTGGCCACGCAGACCCGGGCCCGCCCGTCGCGCATCGCCTGCAGCGCGTGGCTGCGCTCGGTCTGGCTGAGCTCGCCCGACAGTGTCACCACCGGCAGGCCGCGGTTGGACAGCCGTGCCGCCAGCCGGTTCACTGCCGCGCGGGTGTTGGCAAAGACGATGGCGCTGGGCGCCTCATAGTACCGCAGCACGTTGATGATGGCGTTTTCCGCGTCCGCTTGCGCCACGCTCATCAGCCGGTATTCGATATCGCTGTGCTGCTTGGTTTCGCCCGCGGTCTTGATCCGCAGCGCATCGCGCTGAAAGGTCTCGGCCAGGCTGCCAATCGCCGGCGGCACAGTGGCAGAGAACAGCAGCGTGCGGCGGTCTTCGGGCGCCTCGCCCAGAATGAACTCAAGATCCTCGCGGAAGCCGAGGTCCAGCATTTCGTCCGCTTCGTCCAGCACAACGCCGCGCACCTGGCTGAGGTCGATGGAGCCGCGCGCGATGTGGTCGCGCAGCCGCCCCGGGGTCGCGGCCACGATATGGGCGCCGCGGGCCAGCGCCCGGCGCTCGTCGCGCATGTCCATGCCGCCAACGCAGGAGGCAATCACCGCACCTGCCTCGCGGTAGAGCCAGCTCAGCTCGTGTTTCACCTGCAAGGCCAGCTCGCGGGTCGGGGCAATCACCAGCGCCAGCGGCGCCGCGGCGTCGTCAAATGCCTCTGCCTCTCCCAGCAGGTCCTGTGCCAGCGCCAGGCCAAAGCCGACAGTCTTGCCCGATCCGGTCTGTGCCGAGACCAGCAGGTCGCGCCCTTCCACGTCGGGCTGGGTCACAGCCTCCTGCACTTGGGTCAGGGTTTCATATCCGCGCTCTTGCAGTGCGTTGGCCAGGGCTTGTTTCACGAGGAGGGCTGTCTTTCCCGCAAGGCGCATACCGCCTCAGCGTCAGGAGAAAAGAAAGAAGGCTGCCCGTCCGGGGCAGCCTTCGGGAGTTTGGCAAAATACGGCAGGCGGCTTAGAAGCCCAGGCCTTCGTATTTCTTCTTGAACTTCGAAACACGGCCGCCGGCGTCCATCAGGCGCGAGGTGCCGCCGGTCCATGCGGGGTGCACAGTCGGGTCGATGTCCAGCGCCAGCTGATCACCTTCGCTGCCCCAGGTGGAGCGCATCTTGATGATGGTGCCGTCGGTCATTTTGACGTCGATGAAGTGGTATTCGGGATGAGTGTCTTTTTTCATGATACCGCTCCTCAGGCTTTCTTGGGCTTGTAGTTCGCATCTTCTGCGATACGGGCCGACTTGCCGCGGCGCGCGCGCAGGTAGTACAGCTTGGCGCGGCGAACGCGGCCGCGGCGCACGACGGTGATGCTGTCGATGTTGGTCGAGAACAGCGGGAACACACGCTCCACGCCTTCGCCGAACGAAATCTTGCGGACGGTGAACGAGCCGGCAATGCCCGAACCGTTCTTGCGGCTGATGCAAACGCCTTCGTACATCTGCACGCGCGAACGCGAGCCTTCGGTCACTTTATAGCCGACACGGATGGTGTCACCGGCTTTGAAATCGGGGATCTCTTTCCCCAGGGCGGCGATCTGTTCCGCTTCCAGCTGTGCGATCAGGTCCATCGCAACTCTCCTAAATCTGCCTGCGGTTCATGCCGCAGAGGTTTGTGCCGTCATGAGAGCTCCTGGTCTTCACCGGGTCCCGCCAAATGGCAGCCCGCCAGAGATCACGCCGTCTGTTCCTTGCTGCTGGCGCCAGGGTCCAAAGCGAAAACCGAAGAAGATTTTCAGATGAGTGATCCAACAGCCAGCGGCCCGGAGCCGCAAATGCGAATCCAGACCGGCGCTTAATACGCCCGGATGGGCTGTGAATCAAGGGACGGTGTGCGGAAATGACCAGCTCCCGCGGCGTTCTGTCGATTGCAGTTCTCAAGCGTGTGTGACAGGGGTGCTCGTGCAATTGACAGGAGAATTTGATGATTAGGCATTTCATTGCGATTGCTGCGGCGGCAGCTGTGCTTTCTGCGTGTTCCACAGGTGGCGGCAACAGTGCGGAAGTCCGGGCACGGAAGGCGGCGAATGCGGCTATCTGGAAAACCCGCCAGCCGCTGGCCCACGGCGGA harbors:
- a CDS encoding MarR family winged helix-turn-helix transcriptional regulator; its protein translation is MTEKDDFALQDFLPYLLNRAAEESSLGFQKHYKNRYGMLRTEWRVLFHLGNYGQMTAKEIGGRAKIHKTKISRAVAKLAQKRFVTRTRDENDRRAEHLALTAAGEAAYKDLRKHALDFDTGMCARFTAGEVAILRHMLRKLAGIEP
- the rplS gene encoding 50S ribosomal protein L19 gives rise to the protein MDLIAQLEAEQIAALGKEIPDFKAGDTIRVGYKVTEGSRSRVQMYEGVCISRKNGSGIAGSFTVRKISFGEGVERVFPLFSTNIDSITVVRRGRVRRAKLYYLRARRGKSARIAEDANYKPKKA
- a CDS encoding DEAD/DEAH box helicase, translated to MKQALANALQERGYETLTQVQEAVTQPDVEGRDLLVSAQTGSGKTVGFGLALAQDLLGEAEAFDDAAAPLALVIAPTRELALQVKHELSWLYREAGAVIASCVGGMDMRDERRALARGAHIVAATPGRLRDHIARGSIDLSQVRGVVLDEADEMLDLGFREDLEFILGEAPEDRRTLLFSATVPPAIGSLAETFQRDALRIKTAGETKQHSDIEYRLMSVAQADAENAIINVLRYYEAPSAIVFANTRAAVNRLAARLSNRGLPVVTLSGELSQTERSHALQAMRDGRARVCVATDVAARGIDLPGLELVIHAELPSNHETLLHRSGRTGRAGRKGVSALIAPPKARSKALRLLKWAKLTAEHCEAPSADDILARDEERMLADPVWQEPVAENEQAGVQTLLNTFSAEQIAATYLRLFRSRHSAPEDLRPAGAEEPRKERKERKAFGPSVWFSLSGGHEAGADPRKVLPMLCKAGNIDRDAIGAIRVQDNETFAEISEAAVDGFLKALDGKTELEPGAVLTQLSEAPELAPAPRRSPGGPKGGFKGDRKPRTHRGKEDGPKPYHAKSGDSRDSRPPRKDWQEKRAFDKTPSEREPRRSRPQETSPKPDPAVVAKPKGASDPSKRMTRPGAPAAKPFKAKGPKPPAGKPNSKKNQARAAGGKTGKPGDARPKRKPAGPAKHR
- the hmgA gene encoding homogentisate 1,2-dioxygenase gives rise to the protein MNRPADPHEMIQAPSIAGPNEGYMPGFANDFETEALPGALPQGMNSPQKCNYGLYGEQLSGTAFTADPPERTWCYRIRPSVKHSHRYEKIDLPYWKSAPHVVDEVTSLGQYRWDPVPHSDEGLTWLTGMRTMTTAGDVNTQVGMASHIYLVTESMVDSYFFSADSELLVVPQEGRLRFATELGILDLAPQEIAIIPRGLVYRVEVLDGPCRGFVCENYGQKFELPGRGPIGANCMANPRDFKAPVAAFEDRETPSTVTIKWCGQFHETKIGHSPLDVVAWHGNYAPFKYDLRTYCPVGAILFDHPDPSIFTVLTAPSGMPGTANIDFVLFRERWMVAENTFRPPWYHKNIMSELMGNIFGQYDAKPQGFVPGGMSLHNMMLPHGPDKNAFEGASNSNLGPEKLDNTMSFMFETRFPQHLTAFAAKEAPLQDDYIDCWNDIEKKFDGTPGLK
- the rpmE gene encoding 50S ribosomal protein L31, with product MKKDTHPEYHFIDVKMTDGTIIKMRSTWGSEGDQLALDIDPTVHPAWTGGTSRLMDAGGRVSKFKKKYEGLGF
- a CDS encoding division plane positioning ATPase MipZ yields the protein MAHIIVVGNEKGGAGKSTVSMHVATTLARLGHKVAALDLDLRQRSMGRYLENRRDFCSKAGLDLPMIEMHELPDIDPASLQPGENIYDHRLSAAVSALEPGHDFILIDCPGSHTRLSQVAHSLADTLITPLNDSFVDFDLLAHVDQKGEKITGPSVYSEMVWNARQLRAQAGLKPIDWIVIRNRVGTQRMVNKEKMERAINMLSKRIGFRVAPGFSERVIFRELFPRGLTLLDLKDVGVKQLNISNIAARQELRDMMKEVNLPGVEVSI
- a CDS encoding adenylate/guanylate cyclase domain-containing protein, with protein sequence MIQIDVNSGPLIAWLMEQGLQGAHQQDLLQGYCQRLADAGVPLWRFHLAQRAFHPKFGGIGFNWTRADGLSHQHYEYRESPREEWLRSPFFHILDQELEEFRENIEEDAPEQFPLLAELRERGATEYFAKGVRFAPPDAEPNDPRHPQEGMLVSWSTDRPGGFSNRELDLIRTTLPHLGLALKSSSNRQMASDLLQVYLGRDAGRRVLSGEIQRGSSQKIDAVICLFDLKGFTRLSERLPGTELIEMLNGYFGLAVETIQAHGGNILKFMGDGMLTMFNLGSIEEDAHAALAAANELCGKVRAFNTEREEQGLPTAGFTLALHAGDILYGNIGAENRLDFTVIGQAVNQTARIAGMHRSVGQNIIMSEDVQKAAKGTNHDLVSLGRYMLRGVADPMELYTIYRGNCSCDC